Proteins from a genomic interval of Plodia interpunctella isolate USDA-ARS_2022_Savannah chromosome 20, ilPloInte3.2, whole genome shotgun sequence:
- the LOC128678657 gene encoding ataxin-10 produces the protein MSRDKSVWFAEEILLDAKLINFQLETGEWDQVEEMLRAEAQLSRDAETGRLRPKKASEYTLRLIAEVLHIMRLDVEQASYNRSTLAVAEQCLRLVRSCAAAGTKMQTYISKELSILDSMLVLATEYQHPSVDLLNEELQKKYESCMTVLIQTLGNLVVNNPFNQIMIWNKFDAIILNCLIGQNDKIATAAAMIVYNILLGQPNVLPDDVSLLNSLAYMYNNGNTEYPHLIIEYLIGVENTYIEKLYSKLDPECRMLVLNLAYNILMSTESQDINVSVNFVKFMAHEFKSKSDCILKTVDKYVNTIEPQEVVFLLEIIATASSMDTYMDCLQSDTSLFINCAFLLRAIHKLGRESDNFFSSINKLYAATGKELINDENISTPIQVENPLTKNDSADNMLSCNETTSECTESESSEQYFECNDNTPYVDRLETINTIENLTQPLKFDAELNSRNGSAERSIKIDNDLSKVAYKRSSSLPKADDRVQALPTRRISLEHKIDIGDDTEPPLILDTTSPSGSMNTIAEVIPVALQPRLDLQPTSRTESQESTPNDPPTEIHLPKEEIKTEVKASPSEISPPLAYPGTETDSQKQSPDTPKEIKKSQNLSTDFDLSEQLQKILGISSEKTRGEAVEKKAEPVKEVKIDENPVTKVPSVKIDSPESQKTRLGAVDPTTPKKLVTSVETVERHVAFGFKATLVRTLANLCWKNQENKRQMRDLEVIPVLLDCANIDARNPLIMQWVIFAVRNLCENCPENQEVISKMTLQGPVDNEVLQEMGLTLHSDPQGNSIKIAPLPRG, from the exons atgTCTCGTGATAAGAGTGTGTGGTTTGCTGAAGAGATACTACTAGatgcaaaattaataaatttccaaTTGGAAACGGGAGAATGGGATCAAGTGGAAGAAATGTTGCGAGCGGAGGCTCAGCTTTCGCGAGACGCAGAAACCGGACGATTGAGACC taaaaaagCTTCAGAATACACATTGAGACTTATTGCTGAAGTTCTACACATTATGAGGCTAGATGTGGAACAGGCTTCATACAATAGGAGCACCCTCGCTGTTGCTGAGCAGTGTTTGCGCCTCGTTCGTTCCTGCGCCGCAGCCGGAACTAAAATGCAAACTTACATATCCAAAGAACTGTCCATATTGGATTCCATGCTTGTTCTAGCCACAGAATATCAACATCCAAGTGTAGATTTACTAAATGAAGAGCTACAGAAGAAATATGAATCGTGTATGACAGTGCTCATACAAACTTTAGGAAATCTAGTTGTAAATAATCCTTTCAATCAAATAATGATTTGGAATAAATTTGATGCAATAATTTTGAACTGTCTCATTGGTCAGAATGACAAAATAGCCACGGCTGCAGCAATGATTGTTTACAACATATTATTGGGCCAGCCGAATGTCCTTCCAGATGATGTTTCACTATTGAATTCATTAGCTTACATGTACAATAACGGCAACACCGAATATCCACATTTGATTATTGAATACTTGATTGGAGttgaaaatacttatattgaGAAACTCTATTCTAAATTAGATCCAGAATGCAGAATGTTAGTTTTGAACTTGGCCTACAATATCCTTATGTCTACAGAATCACAAGACATAAATGTATCAGTAAACTTTGTCAAATTCATGGCACATGAGTTTAAGAGTAAGTCAGACTGCATTTTGAAGACCGTAGACAAATATGTTAATACCATAGAGCCACAAGAAGTGGTGTTTCTACTGGAGATCATAGCTACGGCTTCAAGTATGGACACATACATGGATTGCCTGCAGAGTGatacttctttatttattaattgtgcTT TTCTCCTGCGAGCAATTCACAAGCTAGGTAGGGAAAGTGATAATTTCTTCTCATCCATAAACAAGCTGTATGCGGCTACTGGGAAGGAATTAATTAATGATGAAAACATATCCACACCTATTCAAGTTGAGA ATCCTCTCACAAAAAATGATTCAGCAGACAACATGCTGTCTTGCAATGAAACCACTTCAGAATGCACCGAATCGGAGAGTAGCGAACAGTACTTTGAATGTAATGACAATACACCATACGTAGACCGATTGGAAACTATAAATACCATAGAGAATTTAACACAACCTCTGAAATTTGATGCCGAGTTGAACAGTAGAAATGGCAGTGCTGAACGGagtattaaaattgataatgatCTATCAAAAGTTGCTTATAAGCGGAGTAGCTCTTTGCCTAAGGCTGATGATCGTGTGCAGGCGTTGCCAACGCGAAGGATAAGCTTGGAACATAAAATAGACATAGGTGATGATACGGAGCCTCCTTTGATTTTAGATACGACATCGCCTAGTGGAAGTATGAATACCATAGCTGAAGTTATACCAGTGGCATTGCAGCCCAGGTTGGATTTGCAG CCTACAAGCAGAACAGAGTCACAGGAAAGCACTCCAAATGATCCTCCCACAGAAATTCATTTAccaaaagaagaaataaagacCGAAGTCAAAGCATCACCAAGCGAGATATCCCCCCCGTTAGCCTACCCGGGCACAGAAACGGATTCACAAAAACAATCTCCGGACACCCCTAAAGAGATCAAGAAGAGTCAGAATCTttcaacggattttgatttGAGTGAGCAGTTGCAGAAGATTTTAGGTATATCCTCGGAGAAGACTCGCGGGGAAGCTGTGGAGAAGAAAGCTGAACCGGTAAAGGAGGTTAAGATCGATGAAAACCCTGTCACAAAAGTGCCTTCAGTCAAGATTGATTCGCCTGAAAGTCAGAAGACTAG ACTGGGCGCGGTAGACCCGACGACTCCTAAGAAACTGGTGACGTCAGTGGAGACGGTGGAGCGCCATGTAGCGTTCGGGTTCAAAGCCACACTCGTCCGGACCCTCGCCAACCTCTGCTGGAAGAACCAGGAGAACAAGAGACAG ATGCGAGATTTGGAGGTGATACCTGTTCTCCTCGACTGCGCCAACATTGACGCTCGAAATCCAT TGATAATGCAGTGGGTTATCTTCGCCGTCCGCAACTTGTGTGAAAACTGTCCAGAAAACCAG GAAGTAATCTCAAAGATGACCCTACAAGGTCCTGTCGACAACGAGGTGCTGCAGGAGATGGGCCTGACCCTCCACTCGGACCCTCAGGGGAACTCCATCAAGATTGCCCCCTTGCCACGGGGGTAG
- the Cep97 gene encoding centrosomal protein of 97 kDa has translation MDDCKSDTLDLSRRELKKIEKAPPEESNTIINLVLDQNELQRLDNIDTYSRVENLSICNNFLLRMHGVSRLTNIRILALNNNGILQIEGLKDLIYLKVLKLAGNSIKSIEHLNHNMHLEQLDLSNNQISFVADISYLKSLKHLNLERNRIIDLRQCDRYLPANLEHLGLAHNNIHDLNEISHLVHLNKLDSFTMQGNPCVAMAGKDKLGFDYRPFVLNWILSVKSIDGFVVSAIESLKAEWLYSQGKGRHFHAGQHQELCEYLANTCPLTADALETEDQRKLRLILSKAQHHQQQLKDTNHSPLKPKLQSPRMQSRIAARHMGRSPERLTSSYHAALARNTSPSPRPPADTPAAMTQSFDCGLFDKREKSESTPTPPPQQPQLQKPINQSLEAASKMVPVPESLMSPDYQDPIYDIQKTIPKPSNHSVNSVSNTSSQSSNSSIQEERPHRQITQPTNIHKNLKGSPKLTKSATSSPKMKRLEQRKGSLSSVKNEKVNGVKNEIDTPDRIDPDKLEIIKLASNQRRQKNKSVESMAAVTIQKMWRGYRSRNLNKDTLRILHAIQAARARQHIQRLTCDMEATKAALESERKIQQLQMQAINALWKKVSTLQVADTTKRRPSESEDNTEALRQLSETCASLQSQVEALHASVRELACGARVRCACACARACQTDVTAASLELEERFSWLRRPQSLALSAASAPATSESQSLDDVVDTPADTDSHNEKPNEMAALDIERTESVIEEKPDTEPERRLDEQPEEVIAD, from the exons atgg ATGACTGCAAGAGTGACACTCTGGACCTCTCGAGGCGTGAACTGAAGAAAATAGAGAAAGCGCCTCCAGAGGAATCCAACACGATTATTAATTTGGTTCTTGATCAGAATGAGCTGCAGCGACTGGATAATATCGATACATACAGCCGCGTTGAAAAC ttgtcGATATGCAACAACTTCCTACTTCGAATGCATGGAGTTTCTCGTCTCACAAACATTCGGATCCTTGCTTTGAACAACAATGGGATCTTACAGATTGAAGGACTCAAAgatcttatttatttgaaggTTTTAAAATTAGCCG gaaacaGTATAAAGTCTATAGAGCATTTAAATCACAACATGCATTTGGAGCAGCTGGATCTCTCCAACAACCAAATATCTTTTGTTGCTGATATATCTTATTTGAAGAGTTTGAAG CATCTGAACCTGGAGAGGAACCGCATAATCGATCTGCGGCAGTGCGACCGCTACCTGCCCGCGAACCTGGAGCACCTAGGGCTGGCGCACAACAACATACACGACCTCAACGAGATCTCGCATCTGGTGCATCTGAACAAGCTGGACAGCTTCACTATGCAGGGCAACCCGTGCGTCGCTATGGCTGGGAAGGATAAACT TGGATTTGACTATCGTCCTTTCGTTCTTAATTGGATCTTGAGCGTCAAATCCATTGATGGATTTGTCGTCAGCGCAATCGAAAG tttgaaGGCAGAATGGCTGTACAGCCAGGGCAAGGGGCGTCACTTCCACGCGGGTCAGCACCAGGAGCTGTGCGAGTATCTAGCCAACACTTGTCCTTTGACTGCTGACGCGCTGGAGACTGAAGATCAGAGGAAACTGCGCCTTATTCTCAGTAAG gCGCAACATCACCAACAGCAACTAAAGGATACAAACCACAGCCCTTTGAAACCGAAGCTACAATCACCCAGAATGCAAT CCCGCATAGCCGCGCGCCACATGGGCCGGTCGCCCGAGCGGCTGACGTCGAGCTACCACGCGGCCCTCGCCCGCAACACCTCGCCCTCGCCTCGTCCGCCCGCTGACACACCCGCCGCCATGACGCAGAGCTTCGACTGCGGACTGTTTGATAAGAGGGAGAAGTCCG AATCGACACCGACCCCGCCCCCTCAGCAGCCGCAACTACAGAAACCAATCAACCAATCACTGGAAGCCGCATCTAAAATGGTACCCGTGCCGGAGTCGCTCATGAGCCCCGACTACCAGGACCCGATATACGACATACAGAAAACTATCCCCAAACCCAGCAATCATTCTGTTAACAGCGTTTCGAATACTTCGTCACAG TCCAGCAACAGCAGCATACAAGAGGAAAGGCCGCACAGACAGATAACCCAACcgacaaacatacacaaaaacCTGAAGGGCTCACCGAAATTGACGAAAAGTGCCACATCCTCGCCGAAAATGAAACGCTTGGAACAGCGCAAAGGCAGTCTGTCCAGCGTCAAGAACGAGAAAGTTAATGGAGTTAAAAACGAAATCGATACACCCGATCGTATCGATCCGGATAAATTGGAGATAATAAAGTTGGCGTCCAATCAGAGGCGGCAAAAGAATAAGAGTGTGGAGTCGATGGCGGCCGTCACCATTCAGAAAATGTGGAGGGGGTACAGGAGTCGCAACTTGAATAAGGACACGCTGAGGATCCTCCATGCGATACAGGCGGCGAGAGCGAGACAGCATATACA GCGACTGACGTGCGACATGGAAGCAACCAAGGCGGCTTTGGAGAGCGAACGGAAAATACAACAACTGCAGATGCAAGCAATCAACGCACTCTGGAAGAAAGTGTCCACACTGCAGGTCGCTG ACACAACAAAGCGTCGTCCCTCGGAAAGCGAAGACAACACGGAAGCGTTGAGACAACTGAGCGAGACGTGCGCGTCGCTGCAGTCGCAGGTGGAGGCGCTGCACGCGAGCGTGCGCGAGCTCGCGTGCGGCGCGCGCGTGCGCtgcgcgtgcgcgtgcgcgcgcGCCTGCCAGACTGACGTCACCGCCGCCAGCTTGGAACTG GAGGAGCGTTTCAGTTGGCTGCGTCGCCCACAATCCCTGGCGTTGTCTGCGGCGAGTGCGCCTGCCACCAGCGAATCTCAGAGTTTGGACGATGTGGTGGACACGCCAGCCGACACTGATTCGCACaa TGAAAAACCAAACGAAATGGCCGCTTTAGACATCGAGCGAACAGAATCAGTAATAGAAGAGAAACCCGATACCGAACCTGAACGACGGTTAGACGAGCAACCGGAGGAAGTCATCGCCGACTGA